Proteins from one Staphylococcus saprophyticus subsp. saprophyticus ATCC 15305 = NCTC 7292 genomic window:
- a CDS encoding Glu/Leu/Phe/Val family dehydrogenase: MTEYNDLVTSTQEITKEALHKLGFDEGMYELIKEPLRFLEVRIPIRMDDGTVKTFTGYRAQHNHAVGPTKGGIRFHPDVNKEEVKALSMWMTMKCGITNLPFGGGKGGIICDPRQMSNQELERLSRGYVRAISQFVGPESDIPAPDVYTNPQIMSWMMDEYSKINRSNAFAFITGKPLSLGGSQGRNRATALGAVITIEEATKRKNIDIKGSRVAIQGFGNAGSFIAKILHDMGAKIVAISESFGALHDSNGLDVDRLVELKEQHGRVTHLYDNVIPNEQLFEVDCDILVPAALSNQINEVNAHHIKAKIIAEAANGPTTPEATRILTERGVLIIPDVLASAGGVTVSYFEWVQNNQGYYWSEEEVNTKLRDKMVEAFNTIYDLAEDRKMDMRLAAYVLGIKRTAEASRFRGWA, from the coding sequence ATGACAGAATATAATGACTTAGTAACTTCTACTCAAGAAATTACCAAAGAAGCTTTACATAAATTAGGTTTTGATGAAGGTATGTACGAACTTATAAAAGAACCTTTAAGATTTTTAGAAGTCCGCATCCCTATTCGCATGGATGACGGTACTGTAAAAACGTTTACGGGCTACCGTGCCCAACACAATCATGCTGTAGGTCCTACTAAAGGTGGTATTCGTTTCCATCCTGATGTTAATAAAGAAGAAGTCAAAGCACTATCTATGTGGATGACTATGAAATGTGGTATCACTAACCTTCCATTTGGTGGCGGTAAAGGGGGTATTATTTGCGATCCACGACAAATGAGTAACCAAGAACTAGAGCGTTTATCTCGTGGCTATGTTCGTGCAATTTCTCAATTTGTTGGTCCCGAAAGTGACATTCCAGCACCAGACGTTTATACAAACCCCCAAATTATGTCTTGGATGATGGATGAATATAGTAAGATTAATCGCTCAAATGCGTTTGCATTTATTACAGGTAAACCACTTTCATTAGGCGGTTCACAAGGACGAAATCGTGCAACTGCATTAGGTGCAGTAATCACAATTGAAGAAGCGACCAAGCGTAAAAACATTGACATTAAAGGCTCTCGTGTAGCAATTCAAGGTTTCGGTAATGCGGGTAGCTTTATCGCAAAAATTTTACACGATATGGGCGCTAAAATTGTAGCTATTTCTGAAAGTTTTGGTGCATTACATGATTCTAATGGGTTAGATGTAGACCGACTCGTTGAATTAAAGGAACAACACGGCCGCGTTACACATTTGTATGACAACGTTATTCCTAATGAACAATTATTTGAAGTCGATTGCGATATTTTAGTTCCTGCCGCACTTTCAAATCAAATTAACGAAGTGAATGCACATCATATTAAAGCAAAAATTATAGCAGAAGCCGCAAATGGCCCAACGACACCAGAAGCAACACGTATTTTAACTGAGCGCGGCGTCTTAATTATTCCAGATGTGCTTGCGAGTGCTGGTGGTGTAACAGTATCTTATTTCGAATGGGTACAAAATAATCAAGGTTATTATTGGTCAGAAGAAGAAGTAAACACAAAATTACGCGATAAAATGGTTGAAGCGTTTAATACGATATATGATTTAGCAGAAGATAGAAAAATGGATATGCGTTTAGCTGCCTATGTCTTAGGTATTAAACGAACTGCCGAAGCATCTCGTTTCCGTGGTTGGGCATAA
- a CDS encoding agmatinase family protein: protein MKNNIYGNVPCFLNSKNLNQTNTLDTDVIVYGAPFEGESTWGDYTGVELGPKQIRVCSARYSQYLPELNHIDISEHLTMGDVGDVPFVAHDNKQSYDNISDFAKKLWDSGKFLVGFGGEHGVTYPILKALTETGKKVGIIHLDAHYDNMPDYEGEPYARNTPFMRLYETDGIRNESIIHTGIHGPRNKPETGRFAQEAGAVTLTINDIRAAKDLKTYAHEIYAQASKDVDVVYLTICSDVLDFAFNPGGPVDGNGLSSYELLTMIHEFGKLGLGGMDYVEVYPMMDANQNSAHFVSTAVLYVLAGHVAYLNQTK from the coding sequence ATGAAGAACAATATTTATGGTAATGTACCGTGTTTTTTAAATAGTAAGAATCTCAATCAGACAAATACATTAGATACAGACGTCATCGTTTATGGCGCACCATTTGAAGGTGAAAGTACTTGGGGCGATTATACGGGTGTAGAATTGGGCCCGAAACAAATTCGTGTTTGTTCAGCTCGCTATAGTCAATATTTACCTGAGCTCAATCACATTGATATCAGTGAACACCTAACGATGGGAGACGTTGGTGATGTGCCCTTTGTAGCACACGATAATAAACAAAGTTACGACAATATTAGTGATTTCGCTAAAAAGCTTTGGGATAGTGGTAAATTCTTAGTTGGCTTTGGTGGAGAGCATGGTGTGACATATCCAATACTGAAAGCACTAACGGAAACAGGCAAAAAAGTAGGCATCATTCATTTAGATGCGCACTATGACAACATGCCTGATTACGAAGGTGAACCTTATGCGCGTAACACCCCTTTTATGAGACTTTATGAAACGGATGGTATACGCAACGAAAGTATTATTCACACTGGTATACACGGTCCTAGAAATAAGCCTGAAACTGGTCGCTTCGCACAAGAAGCTGGTGCAGTAACTTTAACTATTAATGATATTCGAGCGGCTAAAGACTTGAAAACATATGCACACGAAATCTACGCGCAAGCGAGCAAGGATGTAGATGTTGTCTACCTAACTATCTGTAGTGATGTACTTGACTTCGCCTTTAATCCTGGTGGTCCTGTCGATGGTAATGGGTTATCTTCTTATGAACTCCTTACGATGATTCATGAATTCGGAAAACTAGGGCTTGGTGGCATGGACTACGTGGAAGTATATCCTATGATGGATGCCAATCAAAACTCAGCTCATTTTGTCTCTACAGCAGTGTTATATGTACTTGCTGGCCACGTCGCTTATTTAAATCAAACAAAATAA
- a CDS encoding Nramp family divalent metal transporter, with product MFKEAGKILRSLGPGMIITASFIGPGTVTTMTQGGAGFGYSLLWAVVFSIVATIVLQEMIIRLSLVTREGLGEAIQDLFKHRIGKLIIVWFTLIAVTIGCAAYISGDLIGTSLGASYLLNLPEHWVAPVIGIIILLIGLFGNYRFLEKIMLVLMVIMGIIFITTMIVIQPDIVAILKGVFVPTIPNGSIITIIALIGTTVVPYNFFIHSTAVHERFGNIKELKYARWDTVISISIGGIISAAILITAATLIQGKEVTSVIQLAGPLEPVLGNAAPFAISIGLFAAGLSSAIASPAGAAATISSLLGWQGGMQSKKYKTVFTIIIIIGIITSALGFEPLQVLLVAQALNGIILPIVAILIFIIINKKNLMGHYVNTLWLNIIGGIVVLVVTFLGLYSLIDAISSFMS from the coding sequence TTGTTTAAAGAAGCTGGGAAGATTTTAAGATCACTCGGTCCCGGAATGATTATCACTGCCTCATTTATCGGTCCAGGTACAGTGACCACAATGACACAAGGTGGTGCCGGTTTCGGTTATAGTTTATTGTGGGCCGTTGTATTTTCTATTGTAGCCACAATTGTGCTGCAGGAAATGATCATTCGCTTATCTCTCGTCACACGTGAAGGTTTAGGTGAAGCAATACAGGATTTATTTAAACATAGAATCGGTAAACTTATCATTGTATGGTTTACATTAATAGCAGTTACAATTGGTTGTGCTGCCTATATCAGTGGTGACTTAATCGGGACTTCGTTAGGTGCTTCTTATTTATTAAATTTACCAGAGCATTGGGTAGCACCTGTCATCGGTATCATCATTTTACTCATTGGGTTATTTGGCAACTATCGTTTTTTAGAAAAAATTATGCTTGTACTTATGGTTATTATGGGCATTATCTTTATTACTACGATGATAGTAATTCAACCAGATATTGTTGCTATTTTAAAAGGTGTGTTTGTGCCTACAATTCCAAACGGATCTATTATCACAATCATCGCACTGATAGGAACTACCGTGGTTCCATACAATTTCTTTATACATTCAACTGCAGTACATGAACGTTTTGGCAATATTAAAGAATTAAAATATGCACGTTGGGACACCGTCATTTCAATTTCTATTGGTGGTATTATTTCAGCAGCTATATTAATTACTGCTGCTACTTTAATACAAGGTAAAGAAGTGACAAGTGTGATTCAACTCGCTGGTCCGCTTGAACCTGTACTTGGAAATGCAGCACCATTCGCCATCAGTATCGGATTATTTGCAGCTGGACTCTCTTCAGCTATTGCATCACCTGCAGGCGCCGCTGCAACGATCAGTAGTTTATTAGGTTGGCAAGGCGGGATGCAAAGTAAGAAATATAAGACTGTTTTTACGATCATCATCATTATCGGTATTATTACTTCAGCTTTAGGCTTTGAACCGCTTCAAGTGCTACTTGTGGCCCAAGCATTAAATGGTATTATCTTACCTATTGTGGCCATTCTTATTTTCATCATAATTAATAAGAAAAACTTGATGGGTCATTACGTAAATACGCTATGGCTCAATATAATCGGGGGTATTGTGGTACTTGTCGTTACATTCTTAGGCCTTTATAGCTTGATAGATGCGATTTCGAGTTTTATGTCTTAA
- a CDS encoding SRPBCC family protein, with amino-acid sequence MEWEIVNLDMTFKVDAPVEEVFRAWTKPSLFKQWFMTTEETNKVAKNQFEINGDWEIIDVREGVEYRAIGTYIDIVSPYKLTFSFKMPQFSELEDIITVEFVDLTGATEVKFNQGIKVPFEGDTNDFEADKTEVKKEMETGYNLMFERLKQLCEG; translated from the coding sequence ATGGAATGGGAAATTGTAAATTTAGACATGACGTTTAAAGTAGATGCACCAGTAGAAGAAGTGTTTCGTGCCTGGACTAAGCCGAGTCTTTTTAAACAGTGGTTTATGACAACAGAAGAAACGAATAAAGTTGCCAAGAATCAATTTGAAATCAATGGAGACTGGGAAATTATCGATGTCAGAGAGGGCGTTGAATATAGAGCAATTGGCACGTATATAGATATTGTCAGTCCTTATAAATTGACGTTTTCATTTAAAATGCCTCAATTTAGTGAGTTAGAAGATATCATCACTGTTGAATTTGTTGATTTAACAGGAGCAACAGAAGTTAAATTTAACCAAGGCATCAAAGTTCCTTTTGAAGGCGACACAAACGATTTCGAAGCGGATAAGACAGAAGTCAAAAAAGAAATGGAAACAGGCTATAACTTGATGTTTGAGCGATTAAAACAGCTATGTGAAGGTTAA
- a CDS encoding ribulokinase, with product MTYSIGIDFGTGSGRVFLVNTENGEIIGQYVQTYAHGTIEGELNGHKLPQSYALQNANDYMEVIETGIPEILAKTNIDAKDIVGIGIDFTSSTVIFVDDQMEPMHNNPKFYNNPHAYVKLWKHHGAQAEADLLFNTAIEEKNRWLGYYGFNVSSEWMIPKIMEVNDKAPEVMTETADIMEAGDWIVNRLTGENVRSNCGLGFKSFWESSTGFHYDLFDKVDDNLSDIVRTKVEAPIVSIGESVGTVSAEMAHKLGLSPETVVSPFIIDAHSSLLGIGAEKDKEMTMVMGTSTCHLMLNKEQHKVPGISGSVKGAIIPDLYAYEAGQTAVGDLFEYVANQSPYEYVKTAEDRGISIFELLNEKASQRYPGESGLIALDWHNGNRSVLSDSNLKGSLFGLSLQTKHEDIYRAYMEATAFGTKMIMQQYQGWQMEVERVFACGGIPKKNHLLMEIYANVLNKKITVIDSEYAPAIGAAILGAICGGAHPNFSSAIQAMKEPVLYQVEPDHAQVLIYKKLFNAYKELHDLLGYKKARIMRNVSALM from the coding sequence ATGACTTACAGTATAGGGATAGATTTTGGAACTGGCTCAGGAAGAGTGTTCTTGGTGAACACTGAGAATGGAGAAATCATAGGTCAATATGTACAAACATATGCCCATGGAACAATTGAAGGTGAACTCAATGGACACAAGCTGCCACAAAGTTATGCATTACAAAATGCGAATGATTATATGGAAGTCATTGAAACAGGGATACCAGAAATTTTGGCAAAAACAAATATAGATGCAAAGGATATTGTTGGTATAGGTATAGACTTCACTTCTTCCACAGTCATATTTGTAGATGACCAGATGGAACCAATGCATAACAATCCTAAATTTTATAACAATCCTCATGCTTATGTGAAATTATGGAAGCATCATGGCGCTCAGGCAGAAGCAGATCTATTGTTTAATACTGCGATAGAAGAGAAGAATCGCTGGTTAGGATACTATGGATTTAATGTGAGTAGCGAATGGATGATTCCTAAGATTATGGAAGTGAATGATAAAGCGCCAGAAGTCATGACTGAAACGGCTGATATTATGGAAGCTGGGGATTGGATTGTGAATCGACTTACTGGTGAAAATGTTCGATCTAACTGTGGTTTGGGCTTTAAGTCTTTTTGGGAATCATCTACAGGCTTTCATTATGATTTATTTGATAAAGTGGATGACAATCTATCAGATATTGTACGCACGAAAGTAGAAGCGCCTATCGTCAGTATAGGTGAAAGTGTCGGTACAGTGAGTGCAGAGATGGCACATAAATTAGGACTTTCACCTGAAACGGTAGTAAGTCCGTTCATTATAGATGCGCACTCAAGTTTACTAGGTATTGGTGCTGAAAAAGATAAAGAAATGACAATGGTTATGGGAACAAGCACGTGTCATTTAATGCTGAATAAAGAGCAACATAAAGTACCTGGTATCTCGGGGTCAGTTAAAGGTGCCATTATACCAGATTTATATGCATACGAAGCAGGACAAACAGCAGTTGGTGATTTGTTTGAATATGTAGCTAATCAATCCCCATATGAATATGTAAAAACGGCAGAAGATAGAGGAATTTCAATTTTTGAATTACTTAATGAAAAAGCAAGTCAGCGTTATCCTGGAGAAAGTGGTCTGATCGCTTTGGACTGGCATAATGGGAATCGGAGTGTGTTAAGTGATAGTAATTTGAAAGGGAGTCTATTTGGCTTAAGTTTACAAACGAAACATGAAGATATATATCGTGCATATATGGAAGCAACAGCATTTGGAACAAAAATGATTATGCAACAATATCAAGGTTGGCAAATGGAAGTGGAACGCGTTTTTGCTTGTGGTGGTATACCTAAAAAGAATCATTTATTAATGGAAATTTACGCAAATGTATTGAACAAGAAGATTACAGTTATTGATAGTGAGTATGCACCAGCTATCGGAGCAGCCATTTTAGGTGCGATTTGTGGCGGTGCGCATCCTAATTTTTCTTCAGCTATCCAAGCAATGAAAGAACCTGTTTTATATCAAGTAGAACCAGATCATGCACAGGTCTTAATTTATAAAAAATTATTCAATGCCTATAAAGAATTACATGATTTACTGGGATATAAAAAAGCACGTATTATGCGTAATGTGAGCGCATTAATGTAA
- a CDS encoding alcohol dehydrogenase catalytic domain-containing protein: protein MKIESNAFRLIEPGVFKKDTLTHDFEEKDIIVKPTKASVCHADLRYYTGNRRPEALAKKLPMALFHEGIGIVEDSKHPDFQQGDKVVIVPNIPSHLRKGTYPTTSFQDNYDENAVFMGSGFDGICQDRMVVSGDNVVKVPTDLDEDVALLAELCSVSLFPINQLDEITTETSPQVAIFGDGPVGYLAATALHYIYGIDKANLIVFGAVQEKLAAFEDFATTHLVFDFDFNQYRGVHTVFECTGGKFSESAINQAIDLIDRQGHIVLMGVTEERVGINTRDVLEKGLTFSGSSRSTKREFEQLIHAFSNKQYQQALRQLIPETYYHIHDTSDLKEAMDDTAAHKGWKKTYLQYHW, encoded by the coding sequence ATGAAAATCGAATCGAACGCTTTTCGCTTAATCGAACCTGGCGTATTCAAAAAAGATACCCTTACGCATGATTTCGAAGAGAAAGATATTATCGTCAAACCTACAAAAGCAAGTGTCTGCCATGCAGATTTACGTTATTATACTGGCAATCGTCGCCCAGAAGCACTCGCAAAGAAATTACCTATGGCACTCTTTCACGAAGGTATCGGTATCGTAGAAGATTCTAAACATCCTGATTTTCAACAAGGAGATAAAGTTGTCATTGTACCAAATATCCCTTCTCACTTACGTAAAGGTACATATCCAACGACTTCATTCCAAGATAATTATGATGAAAACGCCGTATTTATGGGCAGTGGATTTGATGGTATATGCCAAGATCGCATGGTGGTGTCTGGCGATAATGTCGTAAAAGTTCCAACAGATTTAGATGAAGATGTCGCATTACTTGCTGAGTTATGTTCAGTATCACTGTTTCCAATCAATCAACTTGACGAGATAACAACTGAAACGTCCCCACAAGTTGCAATCTTTGGAGATGGTCCAGTCGGTTATTTAGCAGCAACTGCCTTACATTATATTTATGGTATTGATAAAGCAAATTTAATTGTATTTGGTGCAGTTCAAGAAAAACTAGCTGCCTTTGAAGACTTTGCCACAACACATCTCGTATTTGACTTCGATTTCAATCAGTATCGTGGCGTACATACTGTTTTTGAATGTACGGGTGGTAAATTTTCAGAATCTGCAATTAACCAAGCCATCGATTTGATCGATAGACAGGGGCATATTGTATTAATGGGTGTCACGGAAGAACGCGTTGGTATTAACACCAGAGATGTTCTTGAAAAAGGTCTGACATTTTCGGGTAGTTCACGTAGTACAAAACGTGAATTCGAGCAACTCATTCATGCCTTTAGTAATAAACAGTACCAACAAGCGTTGAGACAATTGATTCCAGAGACTTACTATCATATTCATGATACTTCAGATTTAAAAGAAGCCATGGATGATACTGCAGCACACAAAGGATGGAAAAAAACTTATTTACAATATCATTGGTAA
- a CDS encoding MFS transporter: MNHSNSILGMPRQIVWGYIGIIIFMMGDGLEIGWLSPWLHGHGFSVQETSLLFSAYGVTVALASWLSGVFAEALGGKRTMMLGLTFYIIGTIFFVGFAIPSQNLALMLPAYALRGLGYPLFAYSFLVWISYRSEQKTLGAAVGWFWFVFTGGLNVLGALYSIWAIEYLGHINTLWSSLFWVVLGGFFTLVLNKDKLPSNQGSSKEKLKEILKGITIMKDEPKVLLGGIVRVINTTAQFAFPVFLPIYLSSFGIPTSKWLAVWSTIFVGNIIFNLIFGIVGDKIGWRNTVMYFGGIGSGISVLLMGYVPIWTDGNIVLLTVVGFCWGAFIAAYVPLSALIPSLVKQDKGAALSVLNLGAGLPVFVGPMIVYLFIGSIQAIGVIWVLAILYFISTILTYFIKMPKHMQSGEHETA, translated from the coding sequence ATGAATCATTCGAATTCGATTTTAGGCATGCCTCGCCAAATTGTATGGGGCTATATTGGTATTATCATCTTCATGATGGGTGATGGTTTAGAAATTGGATGGCTAAGTCCATGGCTACACGGTCACGGCTTTTCGGTTCAAGAAACAAGTTTACTCTTTTCTGCATATGGCGTAACAGTTGCATTAGCAAGTTGGCTTAGTGGTGTATTTGCCGAAGCACTCGGCGGTAAACGAACAATGATGCTAGGGTTAACCTTCTATATTATTGGTACAATTTTCTTTGTCGGATTTGCAATTCCATCACAAAATCTTGCGCTCATGTTACCTGCATACGCACTTAGAGGTTTAGGTTATCCATTATTTGCTTATTCCTTCTTGGTCTGGATTTCTTACCGTTCAGAACAAAAGACACTCGGTGCAGCCGTAGGTTGGTTCTGGTTTGTATTTACCGGTGGCTTAAATGTATTAGGTGCGCTTTATTCTATTTGGGCAATTGAGTATTTAGGCCATATCAATACATTATGGAGCTCATTATTCTGGGTGGTACTCGGTGGATTCTTCACTTTAGTCTTGAACAAAGACAAATTGCCATCTAATCAAGGAAGTTCAAAAGAAAAATTAAAAGAAATACTTAAAGGCATAACGATTATGAAAGATGAACCGAAAGTATTATTAGGTGGTATCGTTCGTGTGATTAATACGACAGCACAGTTTGCCTTTCCAGTCTTTTTACCAATCTATCTTTCATCATTTGGCATACCCACTTCGAAATGGCTTGCGGTATGGTCAACGATTTTCGTTGGTAACATCATCTTTAACTTAATCTTTGGCATCGTCGGAGATAAAATTGGTTGGCGCAATACCGTCATGTATTTCGGTGGTATTGGCAGCGGTATTTCTGTTTTATTAATGGGTTATGTCCCTATTTGGACAGATGGTAACATTGTCCTATTAACTGTAGTCGGATTCTGTTGGGGTGCGTTTATCGCTGCTTATGTACCATTATCCGCATTGATCCCATCACTTGTTAAACAAGATAAGGGTGCGGCTTTGTCTGTACTTAATTTAGGTGCAGGATTACCTGTATTTGTCGGACCCATGATTGTCTATTTATTCATTGGCAGCATACAAGCAATCGGCGTCATTTGGGTACTCGCAATTCTATACTTTATTAGTACGATTCTGACTTACTTTATTAAAATGCCAAAGCATATGCAAAGTGGCGAACATGAAACAGCATAG
- a CDS encoding DeoR/GlpR family DNA-binding transcription regulator — protein sequence MLPAEREQFIITFLKTNKKATIHDLALEFNVHEATIRRDLNKLEQYNQIKRTHGGVVLNDSEVWDELNFDDRETSYYDEKVAIGLKAAEFVENGDTLFIDSGSTTIHFARALTQKSNLTIITNDIHIASILKSTANQIIVTGGILYQDNYLLNGMITNETLKLFNPSKLFLATPAIDLEKGITHFNDTLASTKIQMVKQAKAVYVLTDSSKFDKVALYNVCSSDTIDVLITDQTNKNIDWQAYDNHFKHLITVHAEAHPE from the coding sequence ATGTTGCCAGCTGAACGCGAACAATTTATCATTACTTTTTTAAAAACCAATAAAAAAGCGACCATTCATGATCTAGCGCTTGAATTCAATGTACATGAAGCGACCATTCGTCGTGATTTAAATAAGTTAGAGCAATACAACCAGATCAAGCGCACGCATGGTGGCGTCGTGTTGAACGATTCAGAAGTATGGGATGAATTGAATTTTGATGATCGTGAAACAAGTTATTATGATGAAAAAGTAGCAATTGGTCTTAAAGCAGCGGAATTCGTAGAAAATGGAGACACCCTCTTCATTGATTCGGGATCGACGACCATTCACTTTGCACGTGCACTTACACAAAAAAGTAATTTAACAATCATCACGAACGACATTCACATCGCTTCGATTTTAAAATCAACTGCCAATCAGATTATCGTCACTGGAGGCATTTTATATCAAGATAATTATTTACTTAATGGCATGATTACAAACGAAACATTAAAATTATTTAACCCTTCTAAATTATTTTTAGCGACGCCTGCAATTGATTTAGAAAAAGGGATTACACATTTTAATGACACACTTGCTTCTACTAAAATACAAATGGTGAAACAAGCTAAAGCCGTTTATGTGCTCACTGATAGCTCTAAATTTGATAAAGTAGCACTTTACAATGTTTGTTCTAGCGATACAATTGATGTCCTAATCACTGATCAAACCAACAAGAACATAGATTGGCAAGCTTACGATAACCACTTCAAACATTTAATTACGGTTCATGCAGAAGCACATCCTGAGTAA
- a CDS encoding PfkB family carbohydrate kinase: MTVYGFGEVLLRYTPPNYEQLKDANTLGVNVGGAELNALVTLAQFGHATEMLTALPNHALGQLALQKMYQSRVGTQLIQHVDGRMGTYYMEESFGFRSGKVIYDREHSTFILDEATSALDIETENKIQKAFKKLSEHRTSLIIAHRLSTIKDVDRIIFIKDGQILEEGSHDVLMQHDGQYKQLYLSQFSDVETF, encoded by the coding sequence ATGACGGTATATGGATTTGGCGAAGTATTACTGCGCTATACCCCGCCTAATTATGAACAGCTTAAAGATGCCAATACATTGGGGGTAAACGTGGGCGGTGCAGAATTAAATGCACTTGTAACACTAGCTCAATTTGGACACGCAACTGAGATGTTAACGGCCCTACCAAATCATGCTTTAGGGCAATTAGCTTTACAAAAAATGTATCAATCACGCGTTGGAACACAGTTAATACAACATGTAGACGGACGCATGGGAACATATTATATGGAAGAAAGCTTTGGTTTTCGAAGTGGGAAGGTGATTTATGATCGCGAGCATTCAACATTTATTTTAGATGAAGCGACGAGTGCGCTAGATATTGAAACAGAAAATAAAATTCAAAAAGCGTTTAAAAAACTTTCAGAACACAGAACGTCTTTAATTATTGCACATCGATTATCGACGATTAAAGATGTCGACCGTATTATCTTTATTAAAGATGGTCAAATTTTAGAAGAAGGAAGTCATGATGTATTAATGCAGCATGATGGTCAATATAAACAACTATACTTATCTCAATTCTCAGATGTTGAAACGTTTTAA
- a CDS encoding LacI family DNA-binding transcriptional regulator — MAVTLKDVAEACGVSYSTVSKALKNSQLVKPNTKQMIQQKALEMNYIPNHSARALVSKKSGTIGLIWPSVDRVAVTHLITEINLAIKSLGYVMFVSIDDVAAASKKFVEFGCDGIIIFDEDETTNLPPEIYNNVPVVAYGVDRDIPYPIVNVNHAEAMIIAIKELLAKGIDRIDYIGDIHTNDARQIAKKDAIANYCEQHHIQYRMIDSSGLNAIEAETSVKHFLQESSLAPGVICGSYDITVGTINAMGSDEQPIIYSYDNIPQIKKIDYPVQAIGVPTAEIAQQVVAILDKVIKGEPIENTYHLHPSLSHNQ; from the coding sequence ATGGCAGTAACGTTAAAAGATGTTGCCGAAGCCTGTGGCGTAAGCTATTCCACAGTTAGTAAAGCATTAAAAAATTCCCAACTTGTTAAACCAAATACAAAACAAATGATTCAACAAAAAGCGCTTGAAATGAATTATATTCCCAATCACTCCGCAAGAGCACTCGTTTCTAAGAAAAGTGGTACGATTGGATTGATATGGCCATCTGTCGACCGTGTTGCCGTAACTCACCTCATCACTGAAATTAATTTAGCCATTAAATCCTTAGGTTATGTCATGTTTGTGTCGATTGATGATGTTGCTGCCGCTTCGAAAAAATTTGTCGAATTTGGCTGTGATGGCATTATCATTTTTGATGAGGATGAAACAACGAACTTACCTCCAGAAATTTACAACAATGTACCCGTCGTAGCATATGGCGTTGATCGTGATATTCCTTATCCAATTGTTAATGTAAATCACGCAGAAGCAATGATTATCGCCATTAAGGAATTACTCGCAAAAGGTATTGATCGTATAGATTATATCGGTGATATTCACACCAATGACGCGCGCCAAATTGCTAAAAAAGATGCCATTGCAAATTATTGTGAACAGCATCACATCCAATATCGTATGATTGATTCGAGCGGATTAAATGCGATTGAAGCCGAGACCTCAGTGAAACACTTTCTTCAGGAATCATCGTTGGCACCTGGCGTTATATGTGGAAGCTACGATATCACAGTAGGGACGATCAACGCTATGGGATCTGATGAACAGCCAATCATATACTCTTACGATAATATTCCACAAATTAAAAAAATTGATTATCCTGTACAAGCAATTGGTGTACCTACTGCTGAAATTGCACAACAAGTTGTTGCTATCTTAGATAAAGTAATTAAAGGTGAACCAATAGAAAATACCTATCACCTACACCCATCATTAAGTCATAATCAATAA